DNA sequence from the Pogoniulus pusillus isolate bPogPus1 chromosome 7, bPogPus1.pri, whole genome shotgun sequence genome:
CTGGCCAGTTTCAGGATGCGAAATATCCTCATTAACCGCAGGATCTGAACCACTTTCCCCATGTTTTCAATATCTtcactttcttcttcctttgtgtCCACAGCCAGCGTGGCATAAAATGGGATAATAGAGACAAAATCAATAATATTTAGTGGTTTCTTCCAGAACTTCTTTTGACTTGGAGCAGCAATGAGCCTGATCACTAGCTCACCAGTGAACCAGATGATGCACGTAATCTCCACAGCTTCCAGCACAGGGTCTTCAATCTCCCTGTCATTGGCATCCAACCTTTGAAACTCTGGCATACTGTGAATGCACATGGCCATGATTGATGCCAGGACAACACTCAGGGATGACACAGCAATTAACTTGGCAGACAAGCAGTAGGCAGGATTTTCCATTCTGACCCAGATCTTCTTTCTTACTTCACCAAAACAGAGATTGTCAAACTTTTCCAGCTCTTTATCAAATATGGATGACTCTTCATTAGAGGAGTCTATACTTCCACCATTGCTCTTCTGATCCCAGTCTTTCTCAGGACCTTCTTCTTTCCGTTCTTGGTACCGATTGCTGCAGCAGGAATCAATGAATAGCTCATTTATCCCCCAGTACTCTATTTCCTGGCAAAATGAAAAGACACAAAGTTCCTCCATGACATGAAGTTTACCTGTATAGTAAAAATTCAGAACATACCGGAACAAAGAAGGATTCCTATCAAAGTAATACTCCTTGTCTGCAACACTATAATCATCACACAGTTCCAGAATAGCCTCTTCTGAATGGCATTTGAGGAGTTTCCCAAGTCTGGTATGGGGAAATCGGAGCAAGGTGCTTTGATCTACCGATTGCTTAAAGCCACCCACATTCAGATTGATAAGTTCTGCATCTTTGCCAGGTCTGCGGAAAAATTCACCATAAACCATTTTGAACAGATGAGTTCCACTGCTGGTGCCCAATGAAATTACATTGAACCTGAAAAGAATATAAGATGTTGTTAGAACATTTAATTCAGTTCTGCTCTTGtgacacattttttttccatctctggTTATGGTGAAATGctataacaaaacaaaacacaatcaTGAATACTATTATTCAGCATTTCACAGGAATAGGTTTAAATCATTTTGATGGTTTAACGTAGCTTTACCAAATTTGAAGGCAGTAGGATCTGGTTTAGCTGTCCCTCATTTTTTCTAGTGTGAAGGAAGAATTTTTAATTCATCAGCAAATCAGCTTCTGTTCTATTATGACACTGAAATTAGAAGCCAAGAAATAAGTCAATTATGTAAAAATCTTTCATTTAAAGATAAAAAATATGTTAATCCATCACACATGTAGGACAAACATGAGGGCAGGTGTCTCTCAATTATGGTTTCTGTAAATTTGAACTGATTTATATGATGTTGCAATTTATAATCCAGTATTTTCAATGCTACCTGCTGCTTGTATGTGGACCATAATTACTTCTGTTGTCGTATCAATTAATATCTTTCTACAGTGAAGCACAAAAGAGCATCTTACATTCCTGAAAACATATCACATGTGTTTTTGAAGCTTTCCAATTCCTGACTTCAGAGTTTTGTCTGGCGTATATTTGGGTACCATTACTCTCTCAAGGTATTTTTCTACCAGCTTTCCAACTTACCTGGGCAGACACAACCCTCTTACAACCCTGGTTAAGTTCCAGAGGCAATTCCTGTTCTGCCACAGCATAGCCACAACCATTATGATAATGCTGAGAAGCCAGTGTTGAAATGCCATTTCTGGAAACAAGAGCTCTCAGAGAGGGAACTTCCATAGAAGTTTTGTCTCAGCAAGAAACTGTGGATACCTATGGGTAGAAGGATGCTTCAATGTGTCCGTATTTCACCCTGAGTTAAATCATTCAGCTGAAAccgaactaaaaaaaaaaaaagcatagttGCTAGTAAATAAGTGAAGAATTTAGTGAGAATTTAACttgctttccttctgcctttaaGCCAAACTTGCCACTTCTCACACTTGTCATGAGATTATATATAATTTCTCATCATcatgaggagggacttttttatcCTACCTCTGACACTTTTAATCAACTCATACTAAGTCATTTTGCTTCAGTTTACAATGGAAGTCAATGAATTTTAAATGTGACAATTGAGCACCATAATTCCCCAGTTGTAACAGACGGGCTCACATCTGCAAAGAAATTGCTTTGGTGCTTTTTAATAGCTTAGGGAAGCTAATCAAGGAATAGACAAGAATTTCTTTGTTTGCCCTTATTTCAGTACTCCTGCAATACCAACACTTATGATTCAAACCTGGGACATGTTAGAATTTGCTGCTCTTCAACATCTGACTCAGTTAATGAAAGTCATTAAAGGTTATATCTATTTCCCTGTTTATAGTGTGTGCACCAGGGCTGCATCCCTGCTGTATGTCAGCATGAGAGAGGAGCACTACTGTATAGAAAAGAAACTCAAGCATTTTACTCAAACAGGAGTTACTGGAGACTTTAGTAAGTGCCTGAGGGGGTGGCTGGGATATAGAGCCTCAAGACTGAACCCCACTTTATATTCTCTACAATGGAGAGCACCTACTGTCAAGAGAAGCAGAAATTCCCTGCAACTGCCATGGACTTCCATTGCCTTCTTACCGTTCCAGTGCCTTCAAGTTGGGGTGAGAACTGAGAAAGAGCTTATTATGACAGGGTTTCAGGACATGAGTTaagacacagaagcacagaattaaaaagacctctaggaccatccagtccaacctatcacctaacccctctaattaactaagccatagaatcatagaatcaaccaggttggaagagacctccaagatcatccagtccaacctagcacccagccctagccagtcaactagaccatggcactaagtgcctcatccaacctccttttaaatacctccagggatggcgactccaccacctccccgggcagcccattccaatgccaaatcactctttccatgtagaacttcttcctaacatccagcctaaacctgccttggtgcagtttgagactgtgtccccttgttctgtccctgagtgcctgggtgaagagactgacctctgcctggctacaacctcctttcaggtagttgtagagagcaataaggtctctcctgagcctcctctcctccaggctgaaacaGGTTTTACATTTTTCTATTTAGAGGGAGGTTACAAAGGACTTTCTAAGACACTTTACCTCAGCCTTACCTCACCCTGAAACTTCTCCAATGCAAAGGTTTCTGTAGGTTTGTCACAAACTTCACTAGAGATCTACTCATTCCAACCAAACCTACTGAACATCACATAGCAATCTCCTTGTATAGGAAAACTTACTGACACATGTAACACATGAACAACCAGGTCCAGAAGATGCTGATGCTATGTATTTGTTCTGGTAACTAATCCTGCAAAACCAGACCTCTATTCAGAGTAAGCTGTACTTACATAGTGAGAAAAAGATGTTATTCTGAAAATAGGAAAAAGCACTTCTTTTTTTGGCCACACAACAACTCCATTTGGACAACTTATCAAATTAGTTTGGAAGATTAATTTTACTGTGTTCACAGCCTACCATACAATGAAGATGAAGTTCTTGCCCTGCTAAGGCACTGGGGTTAAGGAAAGGACTATATGAGATACACTGCTTTCTAAGCAAGATAGAGAATACTACAGCTTCAGGGCACGATTGACTGTGTAGATAGAAGTCATTTTACACCTTAAGATGTGGTCTGAAGGCAGGTATTTACTAGCTAACAGAATGACTGTAAGACACAATCGCTCCAGACATTTTCCAAGGCTCAGCTTTTAGTAACAATTAAGATAGCaaataaaagcagatgaaatTCAACTGATAAACAGTACTACACTTCACTCATAATCTAGAGCCAAGCTGTACTGAACAATActataaataataaaaaaaaaataataaactgGGGTGACTGGAGTTCAAAGTGTATTTGAAATCCAAAAGGCTATTTATTGATTAACTCTGGCATCTAAAATGTCCTCTGCCAGCAATTCATTAAGATGAGAGCACTAGCAATGAAAGTCAGCACTATAAAAACCAGGCAAGATCACAGATTATCTAAGAGTGATTCTGACcataacaaaaacaaagaaaaatgtaGGCAGAAATAACTGAAGCAAGAACATAGTGCTCAGCAAATCCTTAGTACACTAGACTCTCACTTACTGTTGAGACAGCAATATGAACCCATATTGATTATGTAGATGATATTCATAATAGTGTCTCCATGTAATTGCTCTGCATAATAAAGTCTGTGACAAACAATTTATGGCTGTGTTTGGAGGGCAGTATGGTTATAATTCATGCAAGATATAGAAAGAAAATGGATTTTGCCTAAGGTCATGGTCCAGAACCTGCTATGTTACCACTCTTAAAATGATTTTTAGATTAAGGCAAGAGTGTATAGGAAAACCTCATGATAACTATGTCAAGAGGAGCTTCATGATCTGAAAATCACCATTTGACTTGCAGGGACATTGATGTCTGAGCCACGGGTGGACGTTGTTGTGCCATGCATCATCAGAACAATCTGTGGCACTTAAACAAGCGCCTTCAGCCACAGGGCAAACACCACAAATGACAATTGTCTCAGCACGACATGCTTTCTACTCATGGGAAGCCTTTACTCAACCGTTTTTTTAACTCAAGGGTAAAACTGTGCTCAGCTGGAAACGATGTTTTCCTGGAGTGCCAAAGCCTTCCTCATGAACATCCTGAGAACACGAAGCTACCATAAACTTTGCAACTCTCAACTTCAAGTGCAACATTAACCTCTTTGATCTTCTCTAAACAACAAGTATTCCTATATAGCATAACGAACTGTTAACCATTCCAAAGTACATGCCTCTTGCCCTGGAGAGAGTATAAGAGAGTAAGCAAACACAGACCAGATGTTAGCTACTTGGTTACTTTAATTGCTTCAGTTGTTTCAGTGAGCTACTGGATAAGAATTCATATAGACTAGAAAATGAAATGACACACAAAAGATGCTGACTGGAAATTCAACATTATTTTCTGAGATgatgaccaaaaaaaaccacacaacaaAAAGAAGTTCCAAATGTTAAGCTAGAGGGCTAAATAAAAGCCAGTAAGGAAAGCTGCATGAAAAGGATACAAAGATAGAATCAAAACCCAAATGACAGGATCCAACTCTTCCCAATCCAATTTGGAAATGGGCTCTAGCCAGCACTTCTGCAGTTGTACATTGTTGGTGAGGCCACAGGCCCATTGTCTAGCTTGGAATGAGGCCTGAAAGTTTCTGGGCTTTTAGAACACTGTGAAATCCCTAAAGCTCACAGAAGGAGAGTCACAGAAATAGTCTGTATATGTAGTTCCTTTGAGATAGCGATGTGTAACATACCCCAAACTGCTGTGGTTTTCAACctcttctggaacacctccagggacagggcctcaaccacctccctgagcaactcattccagcctctcaccactctcatgcccaacaacttcctcctcatgtgcagtctcaatctccccacctccagctttgctccattccccctagtcctgtcactccctgatatcctgaaaagtccctcccaggcttttttgtaggctcccttcagatactggaaggccacaataaggtcacgtcggagcctcctcttctccagactgaacagtcccaactctttcagcctgtcctcacaggagaggtgctccatccctctaatcatcctcatggcccttctccggacacactccagcatgtccacattcCCATtttaataggggctccagagctggatgtagTTTTTCTGGCTGGACTAAATTGCAGGTGGCCAGATTCATAAATACAATCTTGCCAGCAAAGAGCCCCAAGAATTTTGATGACACCGCAATATAGAGGCAGTTTGTACCAACAGATCCAGCGGAAGATCTGAGACTCTGAGCACACAACTTTGGAGAAAGAATTAGATTTAATTAAGTGTATGCAGTGCATcacaaaaaaataatttaaagagCAATACTTTCTCTTGTTGTTTTGTTATTAGTTTCCCATTACAAGCTGCTTCTTGAAGCAAAATATCATTAAACACCACTTTAAACAAAAAATCTCTCTGGCCTTAGCATTAGTGCTAACCCACAACTCACTCAGAGGAAGAAGACATCTGAAATTGCATTTCTTTATTTTGGTTACACTTGAATGAAGTAATTCAGTATGTGCCCAGTAAAACCTCAGAGAGAAAAATTATGATTTCTGCCTCTCACTTCATTTGTGCAGCAGTCTCCCACATCTCCCACAGATCTTTAAAGCTCTGACTTTGTATATGAATACATAAACACTTGACACCAACTGAAAAGAGTGAGATTCATCACTGAGAGAAACATGTTTGTTTGCATAAGACCCAAGTCTCAGGACTAGAGCCCAGAGCTCTCAGATATGCCAGTGGAGACACACAGTGAAAAGAGTCTGTTTCAAGTCATACTGGACTTCTTACAAGATAATCAATTAACTTGTGTTTAAGTATTATTGTGAAGTGGAGCTTTTCTTCATCTCAAGGATAACTGATAGTTTAAAGTGGAAAAATGTCCCCTGCAGGCCTCTAGCACTTACAGAACTCAGAAAAGGCCAGTGGGTGGATGGAACTTCCCAGAGAGCCACGAACGAGCACTTTGTCTAAGCAGCAAATGCTTGTAGATCAAGTTTTAAGATTCACAGGTTACAACGTGTCCCATAACAACATTTATTTGAGCATCAAATGTgagacccaaagagataatTTATTCCTAGTTTTATACTTTTCTGTCATTCTAACAAATTAATTCAAGTTAAGTTTAGGGAAAACTGCTCTTTTCCTGGCTTAACAGAcagcaaacagcaaaacaaaatcacaACTCTCTGAAAAGAATGGCTTGCAAAAAATGAGACCATAAACTTCATTCCTGTTTCCAGATTAATGGCACTGAGCTAAAATACCAGCAAAGATCCATGCTACCCACCTTGCTCAGCTCAAGCTTTTACCAATTTCATGGGTGAATTAAAAGAGCAGTATTGATCCCTACTGGTTGTCCTTTTCAGAGCAAACATTGCAACAGACAGGAGGACACACAGATGTTCTTAGCTTAAGAATATACAAGACAGCATCCCTGTCAGCTGTTTATTGAAGGAAAAGGTATCTGTCATTAAAATGTCATGCTGAAGCCATCATTTGCTGCTTGTCACTAGCTCGGGCTAAAAGATAAGAGGACTGACTGAAATTTGTAATGAGTTCTTTACTTTCAAAATCTAAACTTATAGCTCTATTTGTTCTTCTTTCAACTGGCAACAAATGGAGTTCAGAAAATTACAAAGTAAGCtttgttgctctcttctctcaggtggccagcaccagaacaagaggacacagcctcaaactatgccaggggaaatttaggcttgaggtgaggagaaagttcttcactgagagagtcattggacactggaatgggctgcctggggaggtggtggagtcgccatccctggagctgttcaaggcaaggttggacgtggcacttggtgccatggtctagccttgagctctgtggtaaagggttggacttgacgatctatgaggtctcttccaaccttggtgacactgtgatactgtgatactgtaatcatAATCCAGTTGAATTTTAATTTTTGAAAAGGATAAGATGTAATGAAATCTTGAATAAAAAGGAGTCATCTTTGGGACACGGCAGATCCTCCACTGTGTCCCTTTCAAACATACTGATAGGCAATAATTGTACACTGAAGTATTACTGTAGATTTATCATTTCACCTCACAAGTTATGAGGTTGATTATACTCTCACTGAAGTCAAGGGTGAGAATCCCTTTGCCCTCTGTAAcacctgtgggtgcaggctctgcagatcccccctgctaaggaatctgcccctggaaacagtgagggatgggtgcagatccctgtcaggggtagtaagggaaatcatccccggccctctccttctcctcctctgcccttgcgcaacaagtatgaggcgctgcatgcagagggtacagagggtgagagcatTGAGGATCACCccactgagacattgcctagggtagagcagtcaccaccaactgtggtaactagctccacaaaaaacaagaaaaagagaagagttgtagttgtcggggactccatcttgagggggacagagggacccatttgtcgtcctgacccgtctcacagggaggtctgctcccttcctggtgcccgggttagagacatcaccaggagactcccaaacctaatccagccctctgattattaccccttgttggtaatacaggctggcagcgacgaaatggaaaagaaggggaccagggcaattaaaaaggaatttaaagccctggggaaattgatagatggggcgggagcgcaggtggtgttctgctcagttccctctgtggcaagggagttcacagagaggaatagcagaacctacgatatcaacaaatggctgaagggatggtgtgagcggcggcgttttgggttttttgaccatgggggaacttttactgcgccggacctgctggcttgtgatggggtgcagttatctaggaagggcaggagagtcctggcactggagttggcagggctcattaggcgggctttaaactaggtctgaagggggtgggtgaggaaattactctctctgagaaggagagagatggaaggaaactaaggacaattgaatcgagagcccagctgaagtgtatctacaccaatgcacgcagcttgggtaacaaacaggaggaactggaagtcctggtccaccagggggactacgatgtagttgccatttcagaaacttggtgggacgacagacagg
Encoded proteins:
- the KCNS3 gene encoding potassium voltage-gated channel subfamily S member 3 isoform X1, whose protein sequence is MVYGEFFRRPGKDAELINLNVGGFKQSVDQSTLLRFPHTRLGKLLKCHSEEAILELCDDYSVADKEYYFDRNPSLFRYVLNFYYTGKLHVMEELCVFSFCQEIEYWGINELFIDSCCSNRYQERKEEGPEKDWDQKSNGGSIDSSNEESSIFDKELEKFDNLCFGEVRKKIWVRMENPAYCLSAKLIAVSSLSVVLASIMAMCIHSMPEFQRLDANDREIEDPVLEAVEITCIIWFTGELVIRLIAAPSQKKFWKKPLNIIDFVSIIPFYATLAVDTKEEESEDIENMGKVVQILRLMRIFRILKLARHSVGLRSLGATLRHSYQEVGLLLLFLSVGISIFSVLVYSVEKDDDSSELHSIPVCWWWATISMTTVGYGDTYPVTLAGKLLGTLCIICGILVVSLPITIIFNKFSKYYQKQKDIDPDQCNNDHKEKCNDLPYFNIRDIYAKKMHSFISSLSSVGIVVSDQESTDASSIQDMEGIYNTTSLEDGTGN
- the KCNS3 gene encoding potassium voltage-gated channel subfamily S member 3 isoform X2, with translation MVYGEFFRRPGKDAELINLNVGGFKQSVDQSTLLRFPHTRLGKLLKCHSEEAILELCDDYSVADKEYYFDRNPSLFRNRYQERKEEGPEKDWDQKSNGGSIDSSNEESSIFDKELEKFDNLCFGEVRKKIWVRMENPAYCLSAKLIAVSSLSVVLASIMAMCIHSMPEFQRLDANDREIEDPVLEAVEITCIIWFTGELVIRLIAAPSQKKFWKKPLNIIDFVSIIPFYATLAVDTKEEESEDIENMGKVVQILRLMRIFRILKLARHSVGLRSLGATLRHSYQEVGLLLLFLSVGISIFSVLVYSVEKDDDSSELHSIPVCWWWATISMTTVGYGDTYPVTLAGKLLGTLCIICGILVVSLPITIIFNKFSKYYQKQKDIDPDQCNNDHKEKCNDLPYFNIRDIYAKKMHSFISSLSSVGIVVSDQESTDASSIQDMEGIYNTTSLEDGTGN